acatagaaaatcagaccacacagaccccatggtccagactaggtggtctgtccttaaacctaagtgattccacattaatcagaaggctccaaaacgttgcatttctactctagttgatattaagttgaaggaagtgacagtcgagcttttttttgaaggagtcaatcgtgttacactggaccactgacggtgggagcttattccattctcgcactacaacgttggtgaagaaaaatttggtgcagtctaaatttacttgtctacatctgagttttacgccattgttttttgttgttgttcctcgtgcgcaaagtgtcatcgatcataaacaatgttgatctgtctacattcatgaaaccattaagtattttaaaacattcgatcagttttactcggaggcgacgtttctcaagagaaaacatgtatagggtggaaagcctttctttgtaggatttgttgcgcaaggaagggatcgttttcattgcccgacgctgaacaccttctaatttagcaatatcctttgaatggtggggagaccaaaactgtaccgcatattccaccaagtggggtctgactaaactattgtagagcgggagtattacatctttattcttgaataaaaagtttctcttaataaaccccaacattctgttcgctttatttgctgcatcgatgcattgctgtgagaatttgaggtttgacgcgattttgacccccaagtccttgacgaattgaacgcttttgagtttaacgccgcgtatttcgtaatcgaacttattcctcgttccaacttgaaggacctggcacttgtctacgttaaagggcatctcccatctatccgaccaagctgaaattttgtacaaatcctcttggaggctttgcctgacttcgtcagtgagaaccgtgctaccgatctttgtgtcgtctgcaaatttactaatgcgattattgagtccaacatccacgtcgttgatgtaaataatgaagagcactgggccaagaaccgagccctgagggacgccactagtgaccggcgcccactctgagttaaatccgtcaatcactactctttgttgtctgttgctcaaccaattcgcgatgcattggtttacttgaccgtcaatacctatttgctttaatttgtaaagtaatttatgatgtgggactttatcaaacgctttctggaaatcaagatagactacgtccagtgatttggttacgtcataaacagtgaagaggtcgttataaaaggttaataggtttgataggcaggatcttttgtttcggaagccatgttgtgagtcccctattaatgagtggctttcaaggtaactcacaattttgtctctaattatgccctcaagtagcttacctacaaccgaagttagactaatgggcctgtaattacctggtacttttttgtctcctttcttaaagatcggtgtcacgttagcctttttccaatctgaagggacgatgccttgtcgcaaggacatattgaatacggttgtgagggacgagagtatttcgctctttgtttctttcagcagagttggatatactttgtcaggtccaggacttttatttgttttaagtgatttgagggctttaaggactgcatcaggttttatttcaaagttaggcaatgcatgctcaggatttacatcatctgatagttgcatatctattagttttcgtcggatttctacgaagttggctcttttgaaattgggcacctttactttattttcagtcaccgatgtttgagctctaatgtcaacgcgcactagtttatgatcgcaggaaccgaggtgttctcctaccgtgacattactgactaggttatcttgggtcgttataataaggttaagtatgttattttgtcgagttggttcagaaaccatttggctaagataattttcttctaaaaattccatcattctatgtgactcaccttctgtacccgacagtgtcgctcATGATTGGCGTCATGAACCTCGCCAATCACAGCgctactataaggatagctcactaagcatttgttttgcccacaatgcaccgcggatgacgtcacacatgtacGCATCCAATGAAAGTAAGTTaaggaaaccatgtctgcttttttcttcatatcctgatgaatgtatcctgtggatttcaagtcctTATTTGGAATAGGTAAAATTCAAAAAATATTTCAACTTCATCGCTTGAaatctcaaaaccatgattttgcactttaaaaatATCTCCTCCGTTGCACTTCTTGTTATACACATAATTATCTCCTACTGCATCTTATGAAAGTGTGTGTAAAGAATAGGGTTTGCTATCggaactattgtttgaagttgattttgatttttgaattttttttattttttatttcatcaaactttaaaaaaatattttttactattgtatAAAATTTATCGGTAGCAAACATTAATCTCCCATCCTTCCTGATTTAAATGTtttttgaatgaaagaaatcggcCCGTAAGTAAGGGAGGAGATACGCTTAGAACATAAGGAAATTAACATGGGATTTGAGATTTTACAACCCAACTTAAGTGGCGTCAATGGCTTCCTCGGTTAAGTAGGTTGCAGGAGACTTTGTTAAGAAAAAAACTCTCATATAAATGAATACCATAACATTTATTTTGTTGAATGAAATAgaacaattacaataaaaaatccatatacacaaaaaattctaggagaaaagatgtggacctgaTTCTTGCAATAAATATAGTGAAGGGAAAATCCACAATCCAACACGTGAATAGAAaactagtttgtatggtgcactgcaaggcagctatgaggctcagtctgtctatagaggcgctcgtgaaacaataacaatggacttcgaaaaaatcgtgaggccagcgtggaaaaatacacggTAAGGATTCGTTTTAGGACCGTGCCAGCATATCATTATCTACTTGATGAAAAATCAggatctcttcatatatcttttctacaaaccttcaacagtcatgggaacgctttcaaaatccaattcaaggactttttttactcttgaaaataggggataatgtttacgaaagagCGTCGTCTCCACTGGCAGCGGCGACGGTGCTTTactaacttaacaaaaccctctgcgagctattttgtggcggcggcggcaccacCGTCGCCGCGCCCAGCACCAGAGGAGACGACGccctttcgtaaacattatcccctattttcaaaagtaaaaaaaaagtccttgagttggattttgaaagcgtttccatgactgttgaaggtttgtagaaaatatatatgaagagctactgatgtttcattAGGTAGGTAaagagatactggcacggtactaaaacgaatcttaatcAAAtaaccccttgtgacataaacacgcctatccgcttgtcaaaaccccgtcgtacgtgctagcgGGTGTTAagtgcgcacccgctaggagccgcgaTTCCTAAGGTTATCCCGTTGCTTTTTGTGCGTGATGTTTTGTTGGATCGTTTGTGGTGCCTCCTCTTACAAGTctaaatattatcattattacctttTACTTGTTCTGGAATGCTCTTCTCAAAACTTACTATTTGTTCTTAATTTTGCCTTGCTGCTTCTCTAATCTCGTCTGTCCActatatgtttttttccttcatcttaatTTGAATACTTCCATGCCAATTACACATTCACAACTCCTTGTGTCTTTTCTTTAAGTACCATGAATACATGCTCAACATTTTCTTGAACAGTTTCCCATAAAAATAAACCAAGAGTAATGCAGATAGTAAATCAATTATTGTAAACCTGCGGCAAGACTTATCTGGAATATTGTCAACAGAGACGGCGACCATACAAAAAGGGTGCAAAGAAATATGACAATGATGACATCCGACTTGTTATAACTTAAGTCATGTGAAAACAGGCTAAGAAGAACTTGATTTGCAACTCAAAATAAGGTTAAGACGATTTAATACAGGTGTTCAAGGTCATATCATACAGCAGCCTTACACACCAGTTTTAATGGCTTCCGCGGACAATAACGATCCAAGTATAATGCACAGGGACTGAGCCAGCCACGCTGCCCACTACACTTATAACACTTGATGGCTGAGTAACAAGAATATACCTTTAAGGACGTGTTGCCATTATCGGTAGTTATCCACTTTAACTCCTGGGTTGTTGAATGTTGTTGTACTTGTATTATAAGTGTGGTCAGCACCACAGCAAGTCTTCAGGCACTTCACGACAATCACAAGTCTCGCCAAGGCAAGGAGAATTTTCTTTACCTTAGGCCGTCAGCAGACGAAGGCTCGTGTTCCCTCGCCGAAGGGACAGAACACTAGGATGAGACAGCCCTCACTCACAATTGTCCCCTCTGTAAAGGGACACGGGCCCTTTTCAATGAGGTCGCGGGTAACAACTCTTTCACGCATTCTCCAACTTCGCCAAAGCTGGAAATTTCATACCTGTTACAGTCTGCTTCTCGTCCTCTTGTTCCGGTGGTCCAACACCAGGAAAGTTTTTGATGAGCAACTGACTAGAAAAAGCGTGCAAAAGCAAGAACACTCCAGGCCACGGCAGCACAGACGTCCGCCGCCCACGGTGGCCAGTGGCTCATTGACGTCACGCTTGCCGTGTCGGTGAAGCTTGTGTTCGAACCCAGAGCGAGACCCAATCCTCTCCTCGAGACTAGTTCCCATGAAACATTCAGAAGACTCACCTACGGTATAtgttatatatagatataaagatatatatatatatatatatctatatatatatagatatatatatatatatatatatatatcgcttggagagagagagagagagagagagagagagagagagagagagagagagagagagagagagagacctaagtaGGCGTCCGCAGATACGTTGTTACATGTGAGACATTtaatcagtattagtattatcaaaCTGATATGACTGTCGCTGTCCTCGGCGTAGTCAGGAGGGCGAAAATATTTTCATTGTTGTTTGTCTGTAGAGTGCCTGTTACCATAATGTCTACAACCACAATGTCTCAAGAACAGATTGACATGGTCACCAAACACATGCACATGAGACCATCCTTAGGTGGACATCTAAACTGATGAACATTAAGGAACACTTTGATTAAATAAAAATGACTGAATCAtggcgacaaaaaaaaagactgactGAATGCTTTAGCGCGACCATATGGAAAGATTGCCTGTGCCCCAAAGAAGACGTGTGAGGCTCAGCCCGGGTGGGAACATAAAGGATGACGTGATCATCAACACTTCTTGTTTTGACGATAACGATAACAAAACGTTGATGTGGTTGGTTACGCCgactactactgatgctactactactattccaactactactactactactactgctactactactactacaaaagcAACAATAtcagcaacaactactactactacaccaaactactattactacttctacaacaacaacaacaataacaacaacaactactactactactactactactcctactactaccacccgtCTGACACCACAAATCATCATTACAGACCAGCGCTATCACCCCGACACGCCCAACTAGCCGGCGTCTGCGGGCACCCTCGGGTCACTCAGCTCAGAGGTCCCAATCTTCAAGCTGTCCAGCGTGTAGCCGAACATCTCCATATCGTCCTTGTAAACATCGATGATCCGGCGAAGTAGCGGCGTTCCCAGGGCCGAGTAGTGGGCGTTGAGGACCCGCCGCGTCTCCTCCCCCGGGCCCTTGTTGTTGTTCACCTTCAGGAGATTCACGTCCACCAGCTTGTCCATCCCGCTGGTCCTGTGGCGAAGAGGCAGGACGTGTGGGTAAGGTCTATATTATTAAGCGTGTCAGGCTCCTTTTactactatttcccaaggccactgagaagattaaccgggtcttcagtggtgattttcccgttcaagatgcagaagtcgtgtaaaactatgaCCAGGAGCACAAAACAGGCCATGGAAATCCGAGCAACTTCTAAtaggggcttttcaaacaggcgaaatgATATGCCGAGACGTTTAATTAGAATATGGGCATAGTCTGAGGGAGTGTTGGTGTTGTTCcggaggaggataagaagtgaAAACCTGGAAGacagatcgtgtgtgtgtgtgtgtgtgtgtgtgtgttaacagttcccacacacacacagggaaagccAGTCTAAGCTCTATACAATAAGTGCTATTAAGATATGGCAATAACTTAGAAGCTGCAGATAACAGTTAAAaatgaatacagagagagagagagagagagagagagagagagagagagtaccatcGGTGGACTATATAGTAACCCACCTCATGACGTAGAGCATATCCTCATTGTAGGTCTCGGTGAGCACCACGGCCGTGTACTGGACGTGACAGAGGCCGCACAGCAGGGACACGGGGCGCCAGTGGGGGTCGTACTCCTCCGGCGGCCGCGACATAAGGTAGCTCACGAACTCGCGGAACGTCGGCACCACCCGCAGCGCCCCCTCCGCGGCGTACAGCTCTTCGTCAGTGTAGCTGGAGGGACCAATTAAGCAGAAAGGGCGAGATGGTTACTTTTTGGAAGGGTGTTGAGCGCCGTTTGTTTttgctttgtctttcttttctttaacttcctaTCTCTGTATTTCCATCTCTTGATctgtacctacctacctacctacccatctatccgtccatccatctatctatctatttcttatgGCAAAGGAGACAGGCCAAGGATAAAAGAAGTcaggaatacaagagaataccAGGAATACGAGAAATAcaggagaaaataagggagaaagaaaagaagctaaATGTTGCAAAACCTAAAACTTCGAACACACAGAAAGGACACAAGCAGCAAACATACTTTTTGTTGTGGGCGTGCTGGAGGATGAGGGGGATGTACTTCTTGGCCTGTGCAGACACGGGGTTCATTATGCCCAGCTTCTCCTTGTAACCCGAGAGGAGGCGCGTGAGGGGGTGGCGCGCCATCACCACCCGCGCGAAGTCGGTGGAGTTAAAGATCTCGTAGAACCGCGGGATGGTGGGCAGCATGAGGCCGAGCATCCTGACGGAGCCGGCGAAGGTGCGGGAGGCAAGAGAAGGTTTGATTTTAATGCTTTGTGAAAAatggacacacaagggaagattTGTAATGTTATAAGAAGGCCATTATCAGGTAAACCTAAgggtgaaaaaaattatgaagatTTCCAATTTTATGAGAAGAGATGGTTTGTTTTTAAGTCTTTGTGAAAATGGACACAAAAGGGAAGATTTGAAATGCTATAAGAAGGCCATTACCAGGTAAGCctaagggagaaaaaaattatgaaggtTTCCAGTTCTATGAGAAGAGATGGTTTGTTTTTAAGTCTTTGTGAAAATGGAGACAAAAGGGAAGGTTTCAAATGTTATAAGAAGGTAAGGGAGACAAAATTATGGATGTTCCGAATTTTATAAGACGGTTTGATTTTAATATTTTGCAAAATTGAAGAGGACAAAAAGGAAGGTTTCAAAcgtaataaaaaaaggtaaaagagacaAAATTATGAAGGTTTCCAattctataaaaaaaagttgagataAAATTAGAGAGTATTTTATGTGTTCTATGCTTTGAGAGATTTTGTCAATaaactataataataacaattctctctctctctctctctctctctctctctctctctctctctctctctctctctctctctctctctctctctctctctctctctctcacttgtagAAGCTCCTCCCTTGCAGAATCTTGGTGTTGTTGTAGCGGTGGGCCACGATGGACGACCAGGTGGTGGAGCCCGCCTTGTATACCACGCAGACGGCCAGGCGGTGGTCCTCCAACACCTGAATTCTAGacgggggaaggaaaaaggaaaagggaattaccaccaccaccaccaccaccgtcatcgtCATCTTTATCCGACATAGTCAATCACTTGTATACTGTCTGCGTgtgggatggaagagggaaggggatattgccaccaccatcaccaccatcaccaccatcatcaccatcatcattgttatcTTTATCAGCTGTGTTCTGCATGtgggaggaaagatagatagataaatagagatggtAGCAAGGGGGGGGGAAGcagcattgccagattatcgtattcaccacattgtacttatcatttttaagcctcaaactcaaacctgcacaaataacgatagaaaattaaagttagcgttaaagctgttatttattgatgccctttttttttttttctttttgccatagttatcggtcCAAAACTACGAAattcaatgcgatgagtacgataatttggcaacgctggtgggaAGTGAGGACAGATGACAGAGAGGTATAGAGAAACGTTATCAGTAGCAGAGACAGGAAAAGTGTGTCTAAGGGCCAGTTTTATAGTCCAGTACAGCAAATTTGTAagttccccaaccaaacacaaagaaagacgaaaattccttgtacgaCACCTCTAATGTTTGGCGTTGATGTAAAAAGGAGGagattttaggaaaccacacggGCAATCTCTTTAGCATCTGACATTGAGTAgagataacggatcattgtggagaatatagtttggttcgggcgcttATAATGActcggtgttggactgtcgaactggccctaaaTCTTGTCCGTTCTTACCTCCACCGCTCTATTCTTCTAATCAAGGCAGGCCCGCAATCTTGGCAGGTATTTTGGGGGGACTAGAGAGCACCATAGGGTCATGAgtttggggagggatgggggagggaagggggcgagCGAAGCAAGCATGCgcaagtgatgtttttttttttttaataagcacttttatgggcattttgaggccgatatagaaaacactTGTGGCTCCCTAGCCCCCAAGAAATTAcggccctgctctctctctctctctctctctctctctctctctctctctctctctctctctctctctctctctctctctctccagtcccgTAACTTTGGCTAGAGAGCATCATAGGTTCAGGAGTTAGAGGTGAAGGTGGCGAACGAAGCGAGCATGCGCAGATGgggtaaatgaaataaaaaaaaaataagcacttttaggggcattttgggccgatatagaaaacactGGGGGGCTATACCCACCCTAGCCCCCCCAGATATTCCGCCCGTGCAAGGGTATAGCAAAAtggggaagtgggttagtggaaaAGGTACAGTTgcggagagaggaaagacagtaggagtgtatagCTATAATTTTATGGTGTAggttatccctccctcccttcctcatcctctctccccgTCACTGACCTGCTACGCACAAACATGTTGAGGTTCCAGGTGACGGTCTCGTTGGGGGCGGCCTGCACGCGGCCCTCACACCGccgcctcagcctcaacacgcgCTCCTGCATCCGCCGCTGAAGGGAGAAAAGATTTACATGGATGTCCATAGATGTTCAGACCACACGTGGCAAAATTATAGTTAATCAAACGCCACCTAGACTCTGCACTTCTACTTtggtaaatattaagttgaaggaaggaagagatttacataaatttacatagatattcagacccgTCAGATCCTTAAACCGAAGTGGAATAATTATGGAAAATCAAACGTCACctagactttgcatttctactttagtaaattAAGTCGAAGGAAGTGtaggtcgagcttgtttttttaatgagagagagagagagagagagagagagagagagagagagagagagagagagagagagagagagagagagagagcgtaccaATCTTACCTCTATGCGCTGTAGATCCGCATTGTCGAGTGAGGATACTGCGGTTttggtggtgatagaggtggtggtggtggtggtagccctggaggaggtggtggaggtggttgtggtggtggtggtaggggtggtagtgGAGGTAGCTCTagaggtggttgtggttgtagctGTGGTTGTAGGGATGGTAGTCTCTGTATACGGGTCACTCAACCATTCATTCTGCAACACTGGAGGTGCGGTGCTCTACATGGGAGGGAAGTAAACACAGATATACAAACACAACACTCTACTTTCCTTCTCATGCAACGGGGTAACTAAATCATGTGACAAGATGAAGGGAGGTGAAGCaaagagggaagtgaggaggaaagaaaaaaaggacgtaaaagggtagaaggaaaagaggaaaggaagggaaggaagaaagaagagaagggtgggAATGAGAGAAAGCAACAGcaataaaacaaatagaaaagaagaagtagaaaaaaaaacagagcaagcgaagaaaacaagaaatggagGGGTAATAAATAAGGCAAAatatgaaagtaagaaagaaaggataagtaacaagaaggaaaaaagtaaaaagacatGTACCAGtccatttatcttattttccacaACGCCTAAATAACACAATCATCACCTCAAACCAACGTCACGTCCCTCAGTAACCATCTTGCCTTCATAACATAATTAATACTTATAGGGTCGGTACTCTCATCAaatgcttccacctctcacataaactatttcaaaggccaaagaggagattaatcgggttctaatgagtctttttaggttcatggtacagaaggatactcaaattaccaccagggtcatataactacccatggaaatgcccacaactcctacgaaagccttgtcaaatatgtgtacctacttgggcgccgaaattttTAAGAATATGGCGCTAGCTAGACGGTAATGAGACCAGTCGTTCACCTCTTGAGTTAACCACCCCGTAATTAAAACAACACCAGGCTACAACACTCCCATAcactcccctctcatcccctcttccGGCCCCCTAcaccccctttttccttcctagtccctccttcctccagttcCACGTAACAGTTTatggaaatgagggagaaaggagggaggaaaggaaaggagttgaaggaaggggagaagtgagggaggaaggaggaaagggtgggaataagggaaaataatggagaaagggaggaaaggaaaacagttgaaagagggaaggaagggagagcggaggaagggaaggaaaaaggttgaaggaaaagagataagaaagggaaggaatgaggaaaaaaaaggagtgatggaagaaaaagggttgaaggagaagaggatactggggaaggaaggaaggagggaaggaagataaagggatgaaagaaagaagagaggaaagtaagttatggagagtaggaaggaatgagggaagaaaaaggaaaagagaaaggcaaagggaaggagagaaaagggaaggagtgaggaaagaacaCCATGAAATTATCTTATGAAGGGTTGGAGGGGAAAAAACAAAgtgagaaaaggtggaggaattaaataaatggaaaaaaagtaaagagaaaggtggaagaggataaATACAGTAACGAGAAGAAGCAGGAAGTAAAAGAT
The DNA window shown above is from Eriocheir sinensis breed Jianghai 21 chromosome 15, ASM2467909v1, whole genome shotgun sequence and carries:
- the LOC126998825 gene encoding carbohydrate sulfotransferase 11-like isoform X2, with the translated sequence MKCSYSNSNYAKQQSTAPPVLQNEWLSDPYTETTIPTTTATTTTTSRATSTTTPTTTTTTTSTTSSRATTTTTTSITTKTAVSSLDNADLQRIERRMQERVLRLRRRCEGRVQAAPNETVTWNLNMFVRSRIQVLEDHRLAVCVVYKAGSTTWSSIVAHRYNNTKILQGRSFYKMLGLMLPTIPRFYEIFNSTDFARVVMARHPLTRLLSGYKEKLGIMNPVSAQAKKYIPLILQHAHNKNYTDEELYAAEGALRVVPTFREFVSYLMSRPPEEYDPHWRPVSLLCGLCHVQYTAVVLTETYNEDMLYVMRTSGMDKLVDVNLLKVNNNKGPGEETRRVLNAHYSALGTPLLRRIIDVYKDDMEMFGYTLDSLKIGTSELSDPRVPADAG
- the LOC126998825 gene encoding carbohydrate sulfotransferase 11-like isoform X1, translating into MMAWKRYGKSLRKRLWTLLLLTACSFALVSLFDEAGRRAAQQESTAPPVLQNEWLSDPYTETTIPTTTATTTTTSRATSTTTPTTTTTTTSTTSSRATTTTTTSITTKTAVSSLDNADLQRIERRMQERVLRLRRRCEGRVQAAPNETVTWNLNMFVRSRIQVLEDHRLAVCVVYKAGSTTWSSIVAHRYNNTKILQGRSFYKMLGLMLPTIPRFYEIFNSTDFARVVMARHPLTRLLSGYKEKLGIMNPVSAQAKKYIPLILQHAHNKNYTDEELYAAEGALRVVPTFREFVSYLMSRPPEEYDPHWRPVSLLCGLCHVQYTAVVLTETYNEDMLYVMRTSGMDKLVDVNLLKVNNNKGPGEETRRVLNAHYSALGTPLLRRIIDVYKDDMEMFGYTLDSLKIGTSELSDPRVPADAG